The following coding sequences are from one Pseudonocardia sp. HH130630-07 window:
- the istB gene encoding IS21-like element helper ATPase IstB — MGAQLAYLTRALKVPTIAACWEQMAEQARDQNWSHEEFLAALLARQVADREAAGTTMRIRTAHFPQVKTLEDFNLDHLPSLRRDLLAHLATGTFVSKAENVILLGPPGIGKTHLAIGLGVKAAQAGHSVLFDTASNWIARLAAAHHTGTLEAELKKIRRYRLIIIDEVGYIPFDQDAANLFFQLIASRYEQASVMVTSNLPFGRWGETFSDDVVAAALIDRLVHHAEVLTLSGDSYRTRARRELLAKDRSSAS, encoded by the coding sequence TTGGGCGCTCAGCTGGCCTACCTGACCCGGGCGTTGAAGGTCCCCACGATCGCGGCCTGCTGGGAGCAGATGGCCGAACAGGCCCGGGACCAGAACTGGTCCCACGAGGAGTTCCTCGCCGCGCTGCTGGCCCGCCAGGTCGCCGACCGCGAAGCCGCCGGGACCACGATGCGGATCCGGACCGCGCACTTCCCGCAGGTCAAAACGTTGGAGGACTTCAACCTCGACCACCTGCCCTCCCTGCGTCGCGACCTGCTCGCTCACCTGGCCACGGGCACGTTCGTGTCGAAGGCGGAAAACGTGATCCTGCTCGGACCACCCGGGATCGGGAAGACCCACCTCGCGATCGGGCTCGGGGTCAAAGCCGCCCAGGCCGGGCACTCGGTCCTGTTCGACACCGCCTCCAACTGGATCGCCCGCCTCGCCGCGGCCCACCACACCGGCACCCTCGAGGCCGAGCTGAAGAAGATCCGCCGTTACCGGCTGATCATCATCGACGAGGTCGGTTACATCCCGTTCGACCAGGACGCGGCGAACCTGTTCTTCCAGCTCATCGCCTCCCGCTATGAGCAGGCCTCGGTGATGGTCACCTCGAACCTGCCCTTCGGGCGGTGGGGCGAGACGTTCTCCGACGACGTCGTCGCCGCAGCGCTGATCGACCGCCTGGTCCACCACGCCGAAGTGTTGACCCTGTCCGGGGACTCCTACCGCACCCGCGCCCGCCGCGAACTCCTCGCGAAAGACCGCAGCAGCGCAAGCTGA
- a CDS encoding UbiA family prenyltransferase, translating into MTKRRRRGVHVDLMGGATMSRSSQLTKTLAAALVESRPVVQAVSLLRFFTAVVLAGTAIGGIRELLPVLTSATAVFLSAFAVYLANGVADVVEDRANGSRRPIASGRLDERHAALLAAAAGGLAVPFALSVGPPAVVAVTAYLAAGIAYSFGPLPLKNRVSTFMSAVAVLGVSTYALGVAAVGALPLEVVVLALSMSGWMACGGLSKDLSDVVGDRVAGRRTWPVVFGMRVARRATAGATVLVAIGFGVAAALVAPLLVPAALAAAAGATVLVAELLLPQEGARPARRPYQVFMWTQYAVHLVVLATCLLVL; encoded by the coding sequence GTGACGAAGCGTCGTCGACGGGGTGTTCACGTGGACTTGATGGGTGGGGCAACGATGTCCCGCTCGTCACAGTTGACGAAGACGCTTGCCGCAGCCCTGGTCGAGTCGCGGCCGGTGGTGCAGGCTGTGTCCCTGCTGCGATTTTTCACGGCCGTCGTGCTGGCCGGCACCGCGATCGGCGGGATCCGCGAGTTGCTGCCGGTCCTTACGTCTGCCACGGCGGTCTTTCTGTCGGCGTTCGCCGTCTACTTGGCCAACGGGGTGGCTGACGTCGTCGAAGACCGCGCCAACGGTTCGCGCCGCCCGATTGCGTCCGGCAGGCTCGATGAGCGCCACGCCGCGCTCCTGGCCGCGGCCGCCGGGGGACTCGCGGTGCCGTTCGCCCTGTCGGTCGGGCCGCCGGCGGTTGTCGCCGTGACCGCCTACCTCGCGGCCGGCATCGCCTACTCGTTCGGGCCGCTGCCGCTGAAGAACCGGGTTTCCACCTTCATGTCAGCTGTCGCCGTCCTCGGCGTGAGCACGTACGCGCTCGGAGTGGCGGCTGTTGGGGCCCTCCCGCTTGAGGTCGTGGTCCTAGCGTTGAGCATGTCGGGCTGGATGGCGTGCGGGGGGCTCAGCAAGGACTTGTCCGACGTGGTCGGCGATCGGGTCGCGGGCCGCCGGACCTGGCCGGTCGTGTTTGGGATGCGCGTCGCCCGGCGGGCAACGGCGGGGGCCACGGTCCTGGTGGCCATTGGCTTCGGCGTAGCCGCGGCGTTGGTTGCCCCGCTGCTCGTGCCCGCGGCGCTGGCTGCCGCGGCCGGCGCCACTGTGCTGGTGGCTGAGCTGCTGCTCCCGCAGGAGGGCGCGCGGCCCGCTCGTCGGCCCTACCAAGTCTTCATGTGGACCCAGTACGCCGTGCACCTGGTGGTGTTGGCCACCTGCCTGCTTGTCCTGTGA
- a CDS encoding IS5 family transposase — protein MLAEPADHALGRSRGGLSTKIHQLVDGHGRPLVVLLGPGQGGDSPMFPHLMARLSIARPGPGRPRTRPERVRADKAYSSRAIRRHLRERRIIAVIPEPSDQQGHRKRRGSRGGRPPAFDPVDYRNRNVVECGFCHVKQWRGLATRYDKLALTFRGGAVLKAIVTWLRALGDTP, from the coding sequence CTGCTCGCCGAACCAGCAGATCACGCGCTGGGACGGTCCCGCGGAGGGCTGTCGACGAAGATCCACCAGCTCGTTGACGGGCACGGCCGCCCGCTGGTGGTCCTCCTCGGCCCCGGCCAGGGCGGCGACTCGCCAATGTTTCCGCACCTGATGGCGCGCCTGAGCATCGCCCGACCGGGCCCGGGACGACCCCGGACCCGGCCTGAACGCGTGCGCGCGGACAAGGCCTACTCCTCACGCGCGATCCGCCGGCACCTGCGCGAGCGCCGGATCATCGCTGTCATTCCGGAGCCCTCTGACCAGCAGGGACACCGCAAACGACGGGGCTCACGCGGTGGCCGACCGCCCGCATTCGATCCGGTCGACTACCGAAACCGCAACGTCGTCGAGTGCGGGTTCTGCCACGTCAAGCAGTGGCGCGGGCTGGCCACCCGTTACGACAAGCTCGCCCTGACCTTCCGCGGCGGCGCCGTCCTGAAGGCGATCGTCACCTGGCTCCGCGCATTGGGAGACACACCCTAG
- a CDS encoding IS110 family transposase produces MLTHEHGVAGIDPHKNTATIAVLDHRGGVVDNKSFSITKGGIDELLTFLLGVELTIDRIGIEGSGFLGQPLVLALAAAGYDVREVQANRTAERRKRRRRAKTDAEDAEAIAREALSDPELPPAGKHTAPSPTWQTLTVIRDWRESLVLQRVRLLTESEAVLVTLPVAIRATLPSTSRVLPQLQSLVDGVANPDLLSPAERLKLDRLAASLNDIITLTARIKELDRQIPALLSDLGCTLTEVRGVGVVTAMDLLVEIGDPCRFTTEAQFARWCGIAPVALSSGEGHGPARRHRLDLGGNRAVNSVLHIVHVTQVRCHPPAKEYMAKRVTDNKTKREARRSHKRQLANIIIRLESASRL; encoded by the coding sequence GTGTTGACGCACGAACACGGTGTCGCGGGGATCGATCCTCACAAGAATACGGCTACCATCGCAGTCCTCGATCATCGAGGCGGCGTGGTCGACAACAAGTCCTTCTCCATCACCAAGGGCGGTATCGATGAGCTGCTGACGTTCCTGCTCGGTGTCGAGCTGACGATCGACCGGATCGGCATCGAAGGATCGGGATTTCTCGGCCAGCCGCTGGTCCTCGCGCTCGCGGCCGCGGGTTACGACGTGCGCGAAGTCCAAGCCAACCGCACCGCGGAGCGGCGTAAGCGTCGTCGTCGGGCCAAGACCGACGCCGAGGACGCGGAGGCCATCGCCCGAGAGGCCCTCAGCGACCCCGAGCTGCCTCCGGCCGGGAAGCACACCGCGCCCAGCCCGACATGGCAGACGCTCACGGTGATCCGCGACTGGCGTGAATCTCTTGTCCTGCAGCGTGTTCGGCTGCTCACCGAGTCCGAAGCAGTACTCGTCACGCTCCCCGTCGCCATCCGCGCCACGTTGCCCTCGACCAGCCGCGTTCTCCCGCAGCTCCAGTCCCTGGTCGACGGCGTCGCGAACCCCGATCTGCTCAGCCCAGCCGAGCGGCTCAAGCTCGACCGGCTCGCGGCCAGCCTGAACGACATCATCACCCTGACGGCGCGGATCAAGGAACTCGACCGACAGATTCCCGCCCTCCTCAGCGACCTTGGCTGCACCCTCACAGAGGTCCGCGGTGTCGGCGTGGTCACAGCCATGGATCTTCTGGTCGAGATCGGCGATCCGTGCCGGTTCACGACCGAGGCCCAGTTTGCACGCTGGTGCGGAATCGCGCCCGTCGCCCTCTCGTCGGGTGAAGGTCACGGGCCGGCCCGTCGGCACCGACTCGACCTCGGCGGCAATCGAGCTGTCAACTCTGTTCTGCACATCGTGCACGTCACGCAAGTCCGATGCCACCCGCCGGCGAAAGAGTACATGGCGAAACGGGTCACCGACAACAAGACAAAACGTGAGGCTCGGCGAAGCCACAAGCGGCAGCTCGCGAACATCATCATCAGACTCGAATCCGCGAGTAGGCTATGA
- a CDS encoding IS3 family transposase has protein sequence MSVARFIADQRTFHRVPHTLACALLGVSISWLYKWLDRAARSDGGATATEKRRCALDAAVAVAFDDAQRLHGSPRLHADLCEAGWRVSEKTVADSMRRQGLVARRIKRHNGLTRQDRTAPKFPDLLRRGFTAAEPNRRWVGDMTEIPTAAGKLYLATVIDLYSRRLLGAATGLHPNAELACAAIRMAVAARGGADRIAGVIFHTDRGSTYTAGAFTALCRRLDIRQSMGRVGSCFDNAAAEAFFSSLEWEVLSRNDFDTISRARAAVIDWCYGFYNHRRRHSAAAGLSPINYENAALTRDAA, from the coding sequence GTGAGCGTGGCCCGTTTCATCGCCGACCAGAGGACCTTCCACCGGGTGCCGCACACGCTGGCCTGCGCCCTGTTGGGGGTGTCGATCTCCTGGTTGTACAAGTGGCTCGACCGCGCCGCGCGTTCCGACGGTGGTGCCACCGCGACCGAGAAGCGCCGCTGCGCGTTGGACGCCGCCGTGGCCGTGGCGTTCGACGACGCCCAGCGGCTACACGGCTCACCCCGTCTGCACGCCGACCTGTGTGAGGCCGGATGGCGGGTGTCGGAGAAGACCGTGGCGGACTCGATGCGCCGCCAGGGCCTGGTCGCCCGCCGGATCAAGCGGCACAACGGGCTGACCCGCCAGGACCGCACGGCGCCGAAGTTCCCGGACCTGCTTCGTCGGGGTTTCACTGCGGCCGAGCCGAACCGCAGATGGGTCGGGGACATGACCGAGATCCCCACCGCGGCCGGGAAGTTGTATCTGGCCACGGTGATCGACCTGTACTCGCGGCGGCTGCTCGGCGCGGCCACGGGGCTGCACCCGAACGCCGAGCTGGCGTGTGCGGCGATCCGGATGGCGGTGGCGGCCCGCGGCGGGGCGGACCGAATCGCCGGGGTGATCTTCCACACCGACCGCGGGTCGACCTACACCGCGGGCGCGTTCACCGCTCTGTGTCGGCGGCTCGACATCCGTCAGTCGATGGGCCGGGTCGGGTCGTGTTTCGACAATGCCGCGGCGGAGGCGTTCTTCTCCAGCCTGGAGTGGGAAGTGCTGTCCCGCAACGACTTCGACACCATCAGTAGGGCGCGGGCGGCGGTCATCGACTGGTGTTACGGCTTCTACAACCACCGGCGGCGACACAGTGCCGCCGCCGGGCTCTCACCGATCAACTACGAGAACGCCGCCCTCACCCGAGACGCGGCATAA
- the istA gene encoding IS21 family transposase, which yields MITVEDWAEIRRLHRAEGLPIKEIARQLGLARNTVRAALRSDRPPTYQRPSRGSVVDPYEPAIRALLATWPRMPGPVIAQRIDWPYSEGPLKKRLAKIRPEYVGVDPVSRTSYRPGELAQCDLWFPATKIPVGAGQARILPVLVMALGYSRFLSATVLPSRQTGDLLSGMWQLITGLGRVPRTLVWDREAGIAIKGRVNAPVAGFVGTLATRIQLAPPRDPEFKGIVERANGYLETSFLPGRSFTSPEDFTAQLDGWLVRANQRTVRSIAGRPAELLAADHAAMTVLPPVDPGTGLRHRTRLARDHYVRVDTCDYSVDPRVIGRFVDTYASLSTVTVVCDEEIVARHSRSWAQRVVVNDPAHLATAQALRREFAARREAGARAARQHADGHTVVLRALPDYDALFGVDFDPTPDLDPNPDTAEATPS from the coding sequence GTGATCACGGTGGAGGACTGGGCAGAGATCCGGCGGTTGCACCGAGCCGAGGGATTACCGATCAAGGAGATCGCCCGGCAGCTCGGCCTGGCCCGGAACACGGTGCGGGCGGCGTTGCGCAGCGATCGCCCGCCGACCTATCAGCGGCCATCGCGGGGCTCGGTCGTCGATCCCTACGAGCCGGCGATCCGGGCGTTGCTGGCGACGTGGCCGCGGATGCCCGGCCCGGTGATCGCCCAGCGGATCGACTGGCCCTACTCCGAGGGGCCGTTGAAGAAGCGACTGGCGAAGATCCGGCCTGAATACGTCGGGGTCGACCCGGTCAGCCGCACCTCCTATCGGCCGGGGGAGCTCGCGCAGTGCGATCTGTGGTTCCCGGCAACGAAGATCCCAGTCGGCGCCGGGCAGGCGCGGATCCTGCCAGTGCTGGTGATGGCGCTGGGCTACTCGCGGTTCCTATCGGCCACGGTGCTGCCCTCACGCCAGACCGGGGACCTGCTCTCGGGCATGTGGCAACTGATCACCGGACTCGGCCGGGTTCCCAGGACTCTGGTCTGGGATCGTGAGGCCGGGATCGCGATCAAGGGCCGGGTCAACGCCCCGGTCGCCGGATTCGTCGGCACCTTGGCGACCCGGATCCAGCTCGCCCCGCCGAGGGACCCGGAGTTCAAGGGCATCGTCGAGCGCGCCAACGGCTATCTGGAGACCTCGTTCCTGCCCGGGCGCTCGTTCACCTCGCCCGAGGACTTCACCGCTCAGCTCGACGGGTGGTTGGTCCGGGCGAACCAGCGCACGGTCCGCTCGATCGCCGGTCGTCCCGCCGAGTTGTTGGCCGCCGACCACGCCGCGATGACTGTGCTGCCCCCGGTCGATCCTGGGACAGGCCTGCGTCATCGGACCCGGCTGGCACGTGATCACTACGTCCGGGTCGACACCTGTGACTACTCGGTGGACCCGCGGGTGATCGGCCGGTTCGTCGACACCTACGCCTCCCTGTCGACGGTGACCGTGGTCTGCGACGAGGAGATCGTGGCCCGCCACAGCCGGTCCTGGGCACAGCGGGTGGTAGTCAACGACCCGGCCCATCTGGCCACGGCGCAGGCGCTGCGGCGCGAGTTCGCCGCCCGACGCGAGGCCGGCGCCCGCGCGGCTCGTCAGCATGCCGACGGCCACACCGTGGTCCTGCGGGCGCTGCCGGACTACGACGCCCTGTTCGGCGTCGACTTCGACCCCACACCCGACCTCGACCCGAATCCTGACACTGCGGAGGCGACACCGTCATGA
- a CDS encoding transposase produces MPEVRKRYDREFRDGAVRVVEETGKPIAQVARDLGVNEGTLGNWVARAREAREDTEGLSRGGVEELKRLRAENAELRMERDVLKRSVVLWVKEATK; encoded by the coding sequence ATGCCAGAGGTACGGAAGCGCTACGACCGGGAGTTCCGTGACGGAGCGGTCCGGGTCGTGGAGGAGACGGGCAAGCCGATCGCCCAGGTCGCCCGTGACCTGGGGGTCAACGAGGGCACGCTGGGCAACTGGGTGGCCCGTGCACGAGAGGCCCGCGAGGACACCGAGGGCCTGTCTCGCGGCGGCGTCGAGGAGCTCAAGCGGCTGCGCGCGGAGAACGCCGAGCTGCGGATGGAGCGTGATGTCCTCAAGCGATCCGTGGTCCTGTGGGTCAAGGAGGCGACGAAGTGA
- a CDS encoding plasmid pRiA4b ORF-3 family protein → MARPRVTTKTKIFRIEIVLVDVEPTVRRVVEVPGEASLAVLHEVVQDAMGWTNSHLHEFEIDGVRYGLPDPDWDTGTLDEAKTKLFRVLAAGDDAGYVYDFGDNWHHVLVVDAVTIPEPGVRYPRCVEGQGACPPEDVGGVFGYSEFVDALADPDHAEHAERVEWWGSDRFDPHHFDLVATDRALERLAGASATARS, encoded by the coding sequence ATGGCGAGGCCTCGGGTGACGACGAAGACGAAGATCTTCCGGATCGAGATCGTGTTGGTCGATGTCGAGCCGACCGTGCGACGGGTGGTCGAGGTTCCGGGTGAGGCCAGCCTCGCGGTCCTGCACGAGGTCGTGCAGGACGCGATGGGCTGGACCAACTCCCACCTGCACGAATTCGAGATCGACGGTGTCCGCTACGGGCTGCCTGATCCGGATTGGGACACCGGCACGCTCGACGAGGCCAAGACGAAGTTGTTCCGGGTGCTGGCTGCCGGTGATGACGCCGGCTACGTCTACGACTTCGGCGACAACTGGCACCACGTTTTGGTCGTCGACGCGGTCACCATCCCAGAGCCTGGGGTGCGGTACCCACGCTGTGTCGAGGGTCAGGGTGCGTGTCCGCCCGAGGATGTGGGCGGGGTGTTCGGCTACTCGGAGTTCGTCGACGCGCTCGCCGATCCCGATCATGCTGAGCACGCCGAGCGGGTCGAGTGGTGGGGCTCGGACCGGTTCGACCCACACCACTTCGACCTCGTCGCCACCGACCGAGCGCTGGAGCGTTTGGCCGGGGCGAGCGCGACGGCGCGGTCCTGA
- a CDS encoding transposase, whose amino-acid sequence MHTTALDLLAQVDPDRAEQLTADVTIDLDTTDVEVYGRLKQGVAFNHQGQRVARPHVATWADTAVVLAADLGSGRDDPRATSAELFHRALAALPAQARAGRVRVRADAGYFAGQLARAALFVGVEFAIGARRIAPLWRILDGVAADGWTDAIDMTGAQVAVADYCPNWWPAATQLLIRRVRLDLDHGQVSGDPRARRRRTLHPAQRALPLDDLATVAKVDGVFAYSFIVTNLDVSTPAAAAQAEYWYRHRTKVENLFRDTKHGAALRHLPSGHLAVNRAWMWGALLAATTSGWLHHLTARTRDGRLVGHGVRGGQAMIATLRRRLITIPARLVRHARGLTLRLPPGEHLLAEVLARVRALPAPS is encoded by the coding sequence GTGCACACCACCGCGCTGGACCTGCTCGCCCAGGTCGACCCGGACCGGGCCGAGCAGCTGACGGCGGACGTGACGATCGATCTGGACACCACCGATGTCGAGGTTTACGGCCGGCTCAAGCAGGGCGTGGCGTTCAACCACCAAGGCCAGCGGGTCGCCCGCCCGCACGTCGCGACCTGGGCCGACACCGCGGTGGTGCTGGCCGCTGACCTCGGTTCGGGCCGGGATGACCCCCGCGCCACCAGCGCCGAGCTGTTCCACCGGGCGCTGGCCGCGCTCCCCGCGCAGGCGCGGGCGGGGCGAGTCCGCGTGCGTGCGGACGCGGGCTACTTCGCCGGGCAGCTCGCCCGCGCAGCCCTGTTCGTCGGCGTGGAGTTCGCCATCGGCGCCCGACGCATCGCGCCGCTGTGGCGCATCCTCGACGGCGTCGCGGCCGACGGGTGGACCGACGCGATCGACATGACCGGCGCGCAGGTCGCGGTGGCCGACTATTGCCCGAACTGGTGGCCCGCAGCGACCCAGCTGCTGATCCGTCGGGTCCGGCTCGACCTGGACCACGGCCAGGTCTCCGGTGACCCGCGAGCGCGGCGCCGACGCACCCTGCACCCCGCCCAGCGGGCGCTCCCGCTCGACGACCTCGCTACGGTGGCCAAGGTCGACGGGGTGTTCGCCTACTCGTTCATCGTGACCAACCTCGACGTCTCCACACCTGCCGCAGCCGCGCAGGCCGAGTACTGGTACCGCCACCGCACGAAGGTGGAGAACCTGTTCCGCGACACCAAGCACGGCGCCGCGCTGCGCCACCTCCCCTCCGGACACCTCGCGGTGAACCGAGCCTGGATGTGGGGCGCACTCCTGGCCGCCACCACCAGCGGGTGGCTGCACCACCTCACCGCCCGCACCCGCGACGGGCGCCTGGTCGGGCACGGCGTCCGCGGCGGCCAGGCCATGATCGCCACCCTGCGCCGGCGGCTGATCACCATCCCCGCCCGCCTCGTGCGCCACGCCCGCGGCCTCACCCTGCGCCTACCACCCGGCGAGCACCTACTCGCCGAGGTCCTCGCCCGCGTCCGCGCCCTGCCCGCTCCGTCCTGA
- a CDS encoding transposase, with product MPSSEGRRGRPFRDDRRVIEGIIYRYRCGLPWRDVPAEFGPWQTLWKRHRRYSGDGTWDHILAALLVEADAAEVLGWAVSVDSTIIRAHQHAATLKRDTGGRIELHESARRTSRSRAGTVPRRAVDEDPPAR from the coding sequence TTGCCCTCCTCCGAGGGTCGTCGCGGGCGCCCGTTCCGCGATGACCGCCGGGTGATCGAGGGGATCATCTACCGGTATCGGTGCGGGCTTCCCTGGCGCGACGTCCCAGCCGAGTTCGGGCCGTGGCAGACGTTGTGGAAGCGGCACCGCCGCTACAGCGGCGACGGCACCTGGGACCACATCCTGGCTGCTCTTCTGGTCGAGGCCGACGCCGCCGAGGTGCTCGGGTGGGCGGTCAGCGTGGACTCCACGATCATCCGTGCCCACCAGCACGCCGCGACCCTCAAGCGCGACACAGGGGGCCGGATCGAACTACACGAATCTGCTCGCCGAACCAGCAGATCACGCGCTGGGACGGTCCCGCGGAGGGCTGTCGACGAAGATCCACCAGCTCGTTGA
- a CDS encoding helix-turn-helix domain-containing protein encodes MIPSITRRSSRNGRPRRPSEEGNSGARRAHWTSVRTAVRGTDQASRTPLRLSGRHALEVLALLPFGQTNYQIARRLGITEGTVKRHLTNIYRKLDAVSRINAITKATAVPPRSWRVLMPRLG; translated from the coding sequence ATGATCCCCTCGATCACCCGGCGGTCATCGCGGAACGGGCGCCCGCGACGACCCTCGGAGGAGGGCAACAGCGGCGCCAGACGGGCCCACTGGACATCAGTCAGGACAGCGGTACGCGGCACCGATCAAGCATCGCGCACCCCGCTCCGCCTATCTGGGAGACACGCCCTAGAGGTCCTCGCCCTGCTCCCCTTCGGCCAGACGAACTACCAGATCGCCCGACGGCTCGGCATCACCGAGGGCACGGTGAAGCGACACCTCACCAACATCTACCGAAAGCTGGACGCCGTCTCGCGGATCAACGCGATCACGAAGGCCACTGCGGTTCCCCCGAGATCGTGGAGGGTTCTTATGCCGCGTCTCGGGTGA
- a CDS encoding IS630 family transposase: protein MAVARQPEVFVRGLTPDEAQRLVRITRTARDRVRLRRAGIVLASVQGRTATEAAMMFAAKPQYAREVIHAFNQQGFAALDPKWSGGRPRRFGPHVRELICRVARTPPQQVGLPFTTWSLAKLVEHLAAAHRVVISVETVRQVLRDAGVRWQATKTWKASRDPRFVEKMNRILDLYDRAADGRLEPGARVICVDEFGPLNLLPRPGRGWFPIRRPARLRATYSRHSGVRHMFAGLDLASGQLFYRLRDRKRGREFLDFLRQLRRRFPTGGLHVVCDNFSPHLRTDVAHWCHDHDVELVLTPTNASWLNWIESEFTALRYFTLDGSDYPSHTAQEAAIAGYIRWANRHARPKKHFAPESKIRRPDYLPNIA from the coding sequence ATGGCCGTGGCGCGACAGCCGGAGGTGTTCGTCCGGGGACTGACCCCGGACGAGGCCCAGCGATTGGTCAGGATCACGCGCACGGCGCGGGACCGGGTCCGGTTGCGGCGGGCGGGGATCGTGCTGGCCTCGGTGCAGGGCCGGACCGCGACCGAGGCCGCGATGATGTTCGCGGCGAAGCCGCAGTACGCGCGGGAGGTGATCCACGCGTTCAACCAGCAGGGCTTCGCCGCTTTGGACCCAAAATGGAGCGGGGGCCGACCCCGTAGGTTCGGTCCCCACGTCCGTGAGCTGATCTGCCGGGTCGCTCGCACCCCGCCCCAGCAGGTCGGGTTGCCGTTCACCACCTGGAGCCTGGCCAAGCTGGTCGAACACCTCGCCGCCGCACACCGGGTCGTGATCAGCGTCGAGACCGTCCGCCAGGTCCTGCGTGACGCCGGGGTCCGCTGGCAGGCCACGAAGACCTGGAAGGCCAGCCGGGACCCGCGGTTCGTGGAGAAGATGAACCGGATCCTCGACCTCTACGACCGCGCCGCCGACGGTCGCCTCGAACCGGGTGCGCGGGTGATCTGTGTCGATGAGTTCGGGCCGCTGAACCTGCTGCCCCGCCCCGGTCGGGGCTGGTTCCCGATCCGGCGCCCGGCCCGGCTACGGGCCACCTATAGCCGTCACAGCGGGGTCCGGCACATGTTCGCCGGTCTGGACCTGGCCTCCGGGCAGCTGTTCTACCGGCTCCGTGACCGCAAACGCGGCCGCGAGTTCCTCGACTTCCTCCGCCAGCTGCGCCGCCGTTTCCCCACCGGCGGTCTGCACGTGGTCTGCGACAACTTCTCCCCGCACCTGCGCACCGATGTCGCGCACTGGTGCCACGACCACGACGTCGAGCTGGTGCTCACCCCCACGAACGCGTCCTGGCTGAACTGGATCGAGTCGGAGTTCACCGCGCTGCGCTACTTCACCCTCGACGGCAGCGACTACCCCTCCCACACCGCCCAGGAAGCCGCGATCGCCGGCTACATCCGCTGGGCCAACCGCCACGCCCGACCCAAGAAACACTTCGCGCCCGAGTCCAAGATCCGCAGGCCGGATTACCTACCCAACATTGCCTGA
- a CDS encoding IS5 family transposase, which produces MARASTVERLVTDELWELIEPLLPRPRPRRRGARTGRPPVPDRAALAGIVFVLTTGIGWNDLPPELGCGSGTTCWRRLRDWQRAGVWDELHRVVLDRLGQAGVLDWSRAAVDSVSVRAKRRGEQTGPSPTDRGKAGSKYHVLCDRNGLPLHAVVTGANTHDSRILAELLDTNPGVRERRGQAGRPRRRPGKLHADKGYDYPRCRRYLTGRGIGVRIARRGVEDSSRLGRVRWVVERTMAWLLSFRRLGLRYERSRTSIEALLKLACALICLRRLP; this is translated from the coding sequence ATGGCAAGGGCATCGACGGTCGAACGACTGGTCACCGACGAGCTGTGGGAGCTGATTGAGCCGCTGCTTCCCCGTCCTCGGCCACGTCGGCGAGGCGCGCGGACCGGCCGGCCACCAGTACCGGACCGGGCCGCGCTGGCGGGGATCGTGTTCGTGCTGACCACGGGGATCGGCTGGAACGACCTGCCGCCCGAGTTGGGCTGTGGATCAGGGACCACCTGCTGGCGACGGCTACGCGACTGGCAGCGGGCGGGGGTCTGGGATGAGCTGCACCGAGTAGTGCTCGATCGGCTCGGCCAGGCCGGGGTTCTGGACTGGTCGCGAGCTGCGGTGGACTCGGTCAGCGTGCGCGCCAAGCGTCGCGGCGAACAGACGGGGCCCTCGCCGACCGATCGTGGGAAGGCCGGGTCGAAGTACCACGTGTTATGCGACCGCAACGGCCTGCCGCTGCACGCGGTCGTGACCGGCGCGAACACCCACGACAGCCGGATACTGGCCGAGCTGCTCGACACCAACCCCGGCGTCCGCGAACGGCGCGGCCAGGCCGGACGCCCGCGGCGGCGTCCCGGCAAGCTGCACGCCGACAAGGGCTACGACTATCCACGGTGTCGCCGCTACCTGACCGGGCGCGGGATCGGGGTGCGGATCGCTCGCCGCGGAGTCGAAGACTCCTCCCGGCTCGGCCGGGTCCGGTGGGTCGTGGAGCGCACGATGGCCTGGCTGCTGTCGTTCCGGCGGCTCGGGCTGCGCTACGAACGCTCCCGCACCAGCATCGAGGCCTTGCTGAAACTGGCGTGCGCGTTGATCTGTTTGCGCCGTCTGCCCTGA